The proteins below come from a single Zhouia spongiae genomic window:
- a CDS encoding sugar phosphate isomerase/epimerase family protein, which yields MKKIFLLLLLFLFGFIFSVVAQDRILFFQTNWGNQLSWDAFCKKAKESGFDGIDIWLPNDKENQDALKRALTKYELKLNLMHGTVKSLPLKESLKQYEERLEELMQWKPVLVNSHTGSDFFSYEDNLKFIEIGNRLSKKYNIPVYHETHRGRFSYSLPETLKYLDKAKELPLTLDMSHWMVVHESLLKTHKEKWETIIRNVHHIHARVGFEQAPQVNDPQAPEWKNALDFHLDIWEQIIRKGLREHNGVFTVTSEFGPPTYMPTAPYTRMPLGDQWKANVFVMNALKKRLGIQ from the coding sequence ATGAAAAAGATCTTTTTACTGCTACTCCTCTTTTTATTCGGGTTTATTTTCAGTGTTGTAGCACAAGACCGCATCCTGTTCTTTCAAACCAACTGGGGCAATCAGCTTTCGTGGGATGCCTTTTGCAAAAAAGCAAAAGAGTCAGGGTTTGACGGTATAGATATCTGGCTTCCCAACGACAAAGAGAACCAGGATGCTTTAAAACGGGCACTGACAAAATATGAGCTTAAATTAAACCTGATGCACGGTACGGTAAAAAGCCTGCCGCTAAAAGAGAGCTTAAAACAATACGAAGAACGCCTGGAAGAATTAATGCAATGGAAGCCCGTACTCGTTAATTCTCATACGGGCAGCGATTTCTTCAGTTATGAGGACAACCTTAAGTTTATTGAAATTGGTAACAGGTTAAGCAAAAAATACAACATCCCGGTATACCACGAAACGCACCGCGGACGCTTTAGCTATAGCCTTCCGGAAACTCTTAAATATCTCGACAAGGCAAAAGAGCTTCCCCTTACATTAGATATGAGTCATTGGATGGTGGTACACGAATCGCTACTGAAAACCCATAAGGAGAAATGGGAAACCATCATCAGGAATGTACATCATATTCATGCCCGGGTAGGATTTGAACAAGCCCCACAGGTAAATGATCCGCAGGCTCCGGAATGGAAAAATGCATTAGACTTCCATCTCGACATATGGGAGCAGATTATCAGAAAAGGACTCAGGGAACACAACGGGGTTTTTACGGTCACCTCAGAATTCGGCCCGCCTACTTATATGCCGACGGCTCCATACACCAGGATGCCTTTAGGAGACCAATGGAAAGCAAATGTTTTTGTAATGAATGCACTGAAGAAACGATTGGGAATTCAATAA
- a CDS encoding c-type cytochrome domain-containing protein — translation MNHFITFTGRLHPLIVHLPIGFIMLGLLLQWYNQKKTSGLDHAISIAFLWGGITAVMACITGFILYTKEGFAFDTVKFHLWMGIITALFSFIYYVRVSKKAFHKVPLIAFSVVILALISATGHFGGNITHGEDYLTEPLPASVKHLIGIQAESEKEIALNEKNLGSTILYNDVVQPILNNKCVSCHGTKKAKGDLALHNAEAIQKGGEHGAVINLKIPDSSSLYHRLVLPLDHEDHMPPKEKTQLTKEETALIKVWIANGASYDKSIEELGIDQKLFASFLKKDKASDLPEVTLKAVAKETITAVKNEGFGVQAVSQDTDFLKVSCLNFRHFTDADLMRLKPLFKNILSLDLRGTQITDAIFNELDKLPYLQTLQLDHTQISGKGIGQLQKLNYLRSVSVTHTQFTGNSVDEMTNIKGLTQLYLFNTPSVKDSIQLKDVPFSVDYGNYTLPTVASDTIVY, via the coding sequence ATGAATCATTTTATCACATTTACAGGGAGGTTGCACCCGCTTATTGTTCACCTGCCTATCGGTTTTATCATGCTCGGATTGCTATTACAATGGTATAACCAAAAAAAAACTTCGGGTCTTGACCACGCGATATCCATTGCTTTCTTGTGGGGAGGCATTACAGCCGTTATGGCCTGTATCACCGGGTTTATCTTATACACCAAAGAAGGCTTTGCCTTCGATACCGTGAAGTTCCATTTATGGATGGGGATCATTACAGCCTTATTTTCATTTATTTATTATGTACGTGTCAGTAAAAAAGCCTTCCATAAAGTTCCGCTTATCGCTTTTTCAGTTGTTATCCTGGCCTTGATTAGTGCTACAGGGCATTTTGGCGGTAATATCACTCACGGTGAAGATTACCTTACAGAGCCGCTTCCGGCCTCGGTAAAGCATCTTATAGGGATACAGGCCGAATCAGAAAAAGAGATCGCCTTGAATGAGAAAAACCTGGGGAGCACCATTCTTTACAACGATGTTGTACAACCTATCCTGAACAATAAATGTGTTAGTTGCCACGGTACAAAAAAAGCAAAGGGCGACCTGGCCTTACACAATGCGGAGGCCATTCAAAAGGGAGGTGAGCACGGAGCTGTTATTAATTTAAAAATACCCGACAGCAGTTCTTTATACCACAGGCTTGTACTGCCCCTGGATCATGAAGATCATATGCCGCCTAAAGAAAAGACACAATTAACCAAAGAAGAAACCGCGCTGATTAAAGTCTGGATAGCAAACGGGGCTTCATACGATAAAAGTATTGAAGAGCTCGGGATTGATCAAAAGCTCTTTGCTTCTTTCTTAAAAAAAGACAAGGCATCTGATCTGCCTGAGGTAACACTTAAAGCTGTAGCGAAAGAAACCATCACGGCTGTTAAGAACGAAGGTTTCGGCGTTCAGGCTGTAAGCCAGGATACCGATTTCTTAAAGGTATCGTGCCTGAACTTTCGGCACTTTACGGACGCGGATCTTATGAGGTTGAAACCCCTGTTTAAAAATATATTGTCGCTCGATCTGAGGGGAACACAAATTACGGATGCTATTTTTAATGAGCTGGACAAGCTTCCTTATCTACAGACACTACAACTGGACCATACGCAAATTAGCGGCAAAGGCATCGGTCAGCTTCAAAAACTAAATTATTTAAGATCTGTTTCGGTTACCCATACTCAATTTACCGGCAACTCGGTGGATGAGATGACAAACATAAAAGGCTTAACGCAACTATATCTTTTTAATACGCCTTCTGTTAAAGACAGTATACAGTTAAAAGACGTTCCCTTTTCTGTTGACTACGGAAACTACACCCTTCCGACGGTTGCTTCTGATACGATCGTCTATTAA
- a CDS encoding Spy/CpxP family protein refolding chaperone, which produces MKKIISICMLSLLTVAVSAQDKKADRKKKAKAKMERMESRSPEQMAELQTKQMAIDLDLTDAQQKEIYAIHKEQAVKRKAQMAKWREMRNNDEMPSESDRMKMRSARLDDEKALQDKMKKVLNDEQYAKWKSDREEKRKNMTHRRGGRRG; this is translated from the coding sequence ATGAAGAAAATAATCAGTATCTGCATGTTATCGCTTCTTACGGTGGCGGTAAGTGCCCAGGACAAGAAAGCAGATCGTAAGAAGAAAGCAAAAGCCAAAATGGAACGGATGGAAAGCAGATCCCCGGAGCAAATGGCAGAACTACAGACCAAGCAAATGGCGATAGATCTTGATCTTACCGATGCGCAACAAAAGGAAATCTACGCTATTCATAAAGAGCAAGCGGTAAAACGCAAGGCACAAATGGCGAAGTGGAGAGAAATGCGCAACAATGATGAAATGCCATCGGAAAGTGACAGGATGAAAATGCGAAGTGCCAGACTTGACGATGAAAAGGCGTTGCAGGATAAAATGAAAAAGGTTTTAAATGATGAGCAATATGCCAAGTGGAAGTCGGACCGGGAAGAGAAACGTAAAAACATGACACACAGAAGAGGCGGCAGAAGAGGATAA
- a CDS encoding SdpI family protein, translating into MTFNIIIVLSSIITGAMALIGGLIFKKNPPKEINWWYGYRSRRSMKNQEQWSFAQKAGAENMMKYSSIPFLTTITGFLIDEQHIGWSIGIVIISPLLWAFFTIYKTEVKLISEFDKK; encoded by the coding sequence ATGACTTTCAATATTATAATAGTACTGTCAAGTATCATAACTGGCGCCATGGCACTAATCGGCGGACTGATTTTTAAAAAGAACCCACCGAAAGAAATCAACTGGTGGTATGGATATCGGAGCAGACGCTCAATGAAAAATCAGGAACAATGGAGTTTTGCCCAAAAAGCCGGAGCTGAAAATATGATGAAATATTCATCGATTCCGTTTCTGACAACAATAACTGGATTCTTAATCGACGAACAACATATCGGTTGGAGTATCGGAATAGTGATAATAAGTCCTCTCCTATGGGCATTTTTCACTATCTACAAAACGGAAGTTAAACTTATATCGGAATTTGATAAAAAATGA
- a CDS encoding AraC family transcriptional regulator, protein MNETKEIAFFERVVDLYNALKIPIEQSNQFSMNNLLEIHKTIPYKSPVFRTNYYSFIFIKNGKGNYTTDEQTFEYGSGTIYFTNPGHIKSFEFFELKEAYLITFSEEFLKTNAHQNIFSDFPFLLSETVPPQNPNKQEFKGIETIYLQILNEYQNNSLYKQKIISNLLVALLLKIKALFWQNYYPLEEGNNQSRIVKAFKENLEKHYRDLAENNVDKVFQPQDYANLQQLNSSYFSQVIKSKTGKSPSSWINERTTSYAKALLKNTSKSIKEITYTLAFTETAHFSNFFKKQTGFSPSAYRNK, encoded by the coding sequence ATGAATGAAACAAAAGAAATAGCATTTTTTGAACGAGTTGTAGATTTGTACAACGCATTGAAAATTCCAATCGAGCAGAGTAATCAGTTCTCAATGAATAATTTGTTGGAAATTCATAAAACCATTCCCTACAAATCGCCAGTATTCAGAACAAACTACTATTCATTCATATTCATAAAAAATGGAAAAGGAAATTATACCACCGATGAACAGACATTTGAATATGGCTCAGGAACCATCTATTTTACAAATCCGGGACATATAAAATCATTTGAATTTTTTGAATTGAAAGAAGCTTACTTGATTACATTTAGTGAGGAATTCCTAAAGACAAACGCTCATCAGAATATTTTTTCAGACTTTCCTTTTTTGTTGTCGGAAACAGTTCCACCACAAAATCCGAACAAACAAGAATTTAAAGGAATAGAAACGATATACCTTCAGATACTTAATGAATACCAAAATAACTCATTATACAAACAGAAAATTATCAGTAATTTACTTGTTGCGTTATTGTTAAAAATAAAAGCTCTATTTTGGCAAAATTACTATCCGTTAGAAGAGGGAAATAATCAATCTCGAATTGTTAAAGCATTCAAAGAAAATTTAGAGAAGCATTACAGAGATTTAGCTGAAAACAATGTGGACAAAGTTTTCCAGCCTCAAGATTATGCCAACTTACAGCAACTCAATTCCAGTTATTTTAGTCAAGTCATTAAAAGTAAAACGGGAAAATCACCAAGTAGTTGGATAAATGAACGAACAACTTCTTATGCCAAAGCTCTTTTAAAAAATACTTCAAAATCTATTAAAGAAATAACATATACATTAGCTTTTACCGAAACAGCCCACTTTAGCAACTTCTTTAAAAAGCAAACAGGATTTTCACCTTCTGCTTACCGAAATAAATAG
- a CDS encoding S41 family peptidase codes for MVTKKILISLTLLLVSTLGFGQYLTKEKAQEDLIEFKTLLKNQSSYYQVSNFDFEKSYNEVERKINQEDSIPIYFLAFELEKIISNIIDRHANIRMENFEDDDYELLNLYLPFAVTSLGNNIVALRYNKTTKEYEYFNQAYPYIKEVDGIYIKDFLNNNAYTRKLSPNRAKQTDELKDLRDIGELYFKQGKTALENIEITLTNGTTDKKLNLPLSNRRNWYYDIGSTFFNRDYSKFGRDKDFKLSKLDKWLTDSIAYLAIPAMSSYEENLNLESYLKSTIEKYRESKAMIIDIRGNGGGTREILNTLSGYFIQPEQSPWVANVAYVRSDQFLDEDISSMQSRFLFNYNSEMLSDEDRKAIDIFNRDYETEFKVDKNKFSEPYYMVLHSKQPIKYPVYILVNEECFSAASVFTSAFKGLDNVKIVGVTTNGSSGRSQKFYLKNSNIRVKLSTMLSFQRNGKTLDGNGTVPDIIIERDENQVLRKGDSQLKKLIEIIKNQAQ; via the coding sequence ATGGTAACAAAAAAAATCTTAATATCTCTGACTTTATTGCTTGTTTCAACTTTGGGATTTGGCCAATATCTAACAAAAGAAAAGGCTCAAGAAGATTTAATAGAATTTAAAACCTTATTAAAAAATCAATCTTCATATTATCAGGTATCAAATTTTGATTTTGAAAAAAGCTATAATGAAGTCGAAAGAAAAATAAACCAAGAAGACTCAATCCCAATATATTTTTTAGCATTCGAGTTAGAAAAAATCATCTCAAATATAATTGACAGACACGCTAATATCAGAATGGAAAATTTTGAAGACGATGATTACGAATTGTTAAATTTGTATTTGCCTTTTGCAGTAACCTCTTTGGGTAACAATATCGTTGCTCTTCGTTATAATAAAACAACCAAAGAGTATGAGTATTTTAATCAGGCATATCCATACATAAAAGAAGTTGACGGTATTTATATAAAAGACTTTTTAAATAATAACGCTTACACAAGAAAACTTTCGCCAAACAGGGCAAAACAAACGGACGAATTAAAAGACTTAAGAGATATTGGCGAGCTTTATTTCAAACAAGGCAAAACAGCTCTAGAAAATATCGAAATAACTTTGACAAATGGCACAACTGACAAAAAGTTAAATCTACCTTTAAGCAACAGGAGAAATTGGTATTATGATATTGGTTCTACATTCTTTAACAGAGATTACAGCAAATTTGGACGTGATAAAGATTTTAAATTATCAAAATTAGACAAATGGTTGACAGATTCTATTGCATATCTCGCTATTCCTGCTATGTCAAGCTATGAAGAAAACCTGAATTTAGAATCGTACTTAAAATCTACAATTGAAAAGTACAGAGAATCAAAAGCAATGATAATTGATATTCGTGGAAATGGTGGTGGAACAAGGGAAATACTTAATACATTATCGGGTTATTTTATACAACCAGAACAATCGCCCTGGGTGGCAAATGTGGCTTATGTGCGTAGCGACCAGTTTTTAGATGAAGATATTTCTTCCATGCAATCAAGATTTCTTTTTAACTATAATTCAGAAATGTTATCCGACGAAGATAGAAAAGCAATAGATATTTTTAATAGGGATTACGAAACAGAATTTAAAGTTGACAAGAATAAATTTAGTGAACCGTATTATATGGTTCTTCACAGTAAACAACCAATAAAGTATCCTGTTTATATTTTGGTTAATGAAGAATGTTTTAGTGCGGCTTCTGTGTTTACTTCGGCATTTAAAGGTTTGGATAATGTAAAAATAGTTGGTGTTACTACGAATGGCTCAAGCGGAAGATCACAGAAGTTTTATCTTAAAAATTCTAATATTCGAGTAAAGTTGTCAACCATGCTTTCTTTTCAAAGAAATGGAAAAACACTTGATGGAAATGGAACCGTTCCAGATATTATTATTGAACGAGATGAGAACCAAGTGTTGAGGAAAGGTGATTCTCAATTGAAAAAGTTAATTGAAATAATAAAAAACCAAGCTCAATAA
- a CDS encoding SDR family oxidoreductase, giving the protein MAKIDLKDKVVLIAGGAKNLGGLISREVAKQGSDVVVHFNSDSTKQAAEKTVKAVQDLGRKAIMIQSDLTKVENMKVLFQEAKDKLGRVDVAINTVGMVLKKPFSETTEEEFDTMSAVNSKSAYFFIQEAGKALENEGKIITIATSLLGAYTGFYSTYAGGKAPVEHYTRAASKEFGERGISVNSVAPGPMDTPFFYGQESPEAVAYHKSASALGGLTKIEDIVPIITFLATDGWWITGQTILANGGYTTK; this is encoded by the coding sequence ATGGCAAAGATCGATTTAAAAGACAAAGTAGTTTTAATCGCTGGGGGTGCAAAAAACCTTGGTGGATTGATAAGCAGAGAAGTTGCAAAACAAGGCTCTGACGTTGTTGTACACTTTAATAGTGACAGTACAAAACAAGCTGCCGAAAAAACTGTAAAAGCAGTACAAGATTTGGGACGAAAGGCAATTATGATACAAAGTGACTTAACTAAAGTCGAAAATATGAAAGTTCTTTTCCAAGAAGCAAAAGATAAGTTAGGAAGAGTTGATGTGGCAATAAACACAGTTGGAATGGTATTGAAAAAGCCTTTTTCAGAAACCACGGAAGAAGAGTTTGATACAATGTCAGCAGTAAATAGTAAATCTGCTTACTTCTTTATTCAGGAAGCCGGAAAAGCACTGGAAAACGAAGGGAAAATTATTACCATAGCAACTTCTTTATTAGGCGCTTACACAGGCTTCTATTCTACTTACGCAGGAGGAAAAGCGCCTGTTGAACATTACACAAGAGCAGCATCTAAAGAATTTGGAGAACGCGGTATTTCAGTAAATTCGGTTGCTCCCGGACCAATGGACACCCCATTTTTCTACGGGCAAGAATCGCCTGAAGCAGTTGCTTATCACAAATCTGCATCTGCTTTAGGGGGATTGACAAAAATTGAGGATATTGTTCCAATAATCACGTTTTTAGCAACTGACGGTTGGTGGATTACAGGACAAACTATATTGGCAAACGGTGGTTACACAACAAAATAA
- a CDS encoding PSD1 and planctomycete cytochrome C domain-containing protein encodes MSIVKKQHIGSFLVLLFVTAIVVTAYFLLKPEEKVNFSAEVKPIINKHCISCHGGVKKNGGFSLLFQEEAYAATESGTAAIIPGDAKNSSFIQRLHETDPELRMPYKRPGLSKKEIDLLTKWVEQGAEWGEHWAYTPPKEIEIPELRETAGFSNSPEAVPVNEIDHFIINRLAENNLEPNPLADSTTIVRRLSFDITGLPPDEDLFEKWKEKQLTYSDLIDSLLSKNTYGEKWASWWLDLARYADSKGYEKDNGRTMWRYRDWVIDAFNSDMPFDQFTTEQLAGDLLPNPTTAQLIATAFHRNTMNNDEGGTDDEEFRVAAVMDRVNSTFDVWQSTTISCVQCHSHPYDPFKHEEYYGIMGFFNNTRDEDTPGDEPVIKFYNENQRTQIDAIHNWILKHGNKELAKEYKDFLLFNEPIYQAHLAQDFTNGELQDTKWLSLWDHGSCYVRDIYTKGAAYIYLNYWSHVDGTKIIIRENDKNGQVLASFTLNKTKGRTIQRFPLKTIDYKTDLYIEAYNSSLEPQKGTSYIVWFGFLNNLPGKGETGYAEIDDSFLSLLNSRTPTLPVMMDNPPYMARENRFFERGNWMLKGDSIAAYTPPILNNWDENWPKTRLGLSKWLVSKDNPLTARTVVNRIWHQLFGRGLVATLEDMGTQSENPSHPELLDWLALRLMNEHNWQLKPLLKDIVLSRTYRQSSMSNPELFNADPGNKFYARGPRFRLSAEQVRDQALMVSGLMSYKMGGPSVMPPQPDGIWQTVYSGEKWTESKGEDKYRRGIYTYLKRTSPYPSFISFDAGSREVCTIRRTTTNTPLQALVTLNDPVYLETSYHLAEQMLEKEHTDEAIAYGYQKAMYRAISETKMAELRQLYETAYSEFENDMNSTRSFLSYDDSPTAEEAAMTVVAGAIMNLDEFLTKS; translated from the coding sequence ATGAGTATTGTAAAAAAACAGCATATAGGGTCTTTTTTAGTTTTACTATTTGTAACCGCCATAGTCGTTACAGCTTATTTTTTATTAAAACCGGAAGAGAAGGTAAATTTCAGTGCAGAGGTAAAACCTATCATAAACAAACACTGCATATCGTGTCATGGGGGTGTTAAAAAAAATGGCGGCTTTAGTTTATTATTTCAAGAAGAGGCCTATGCTGCTACAGAATCGGGCACAGCTGCCATCATTCCCGGGGATGCAAAAAACAGTTCTTTTATTCAGCGATTACATGAAACCGACCCTGAACTCAGAATGCCTTATAAAAGACCCGGCTTATCGAAAAAAGAAATCGACCTGCTTACAAAATGGGTAGAACAGGGAGCCGAATGGGGAGAACACTGGGCCTATACACCTCCGAAGGAGATCGAGATTCCTGAACTTCGGGAAACCGCCGGATTTTCCAATTCACCGGAAGCTGTTCCTGTTAATGAAATAGATCATTTTATTATCAACAGACTTGCTGAAAACAACCTGGAGCCGAATCCGCTTGCAGACTCTACAACGATCGTCCGAAGATTGTCTTTTGATATTACGGGATTACCCCCTGATGAGGATTTATTCGAAAAGTGGAAGGAGAAGCAACTAACGTACAGCGATCTTATTGACAGCTTGCTTTCTAAAAACACTTATGGAGAAAAATGGGCTTCCTGGTGGCTGGACCTTGCCCGCTATGCAGACAGCAAAGGTTATGAAAAGGATAACGGCCGTACCATGTGGAGATACCGTGACTGGGTCATCGATGCTTTTAACAGCGACATGCCTTTCGATCAGTTTACCACAGAGCAACTGGCGGGTGATCTTTTACCTAATCCGACCACAGCGCAGTTGATTGCAACTGCATTCCATCGCAATACCATGAATAACGATGAGGGAGGGACCGACGATGAGGAGTTTCGGGTGGCTGCGGTTATGGATCGTGTAAACTCTACATTCGACGTATGGCAGAGTACAACCATCTCATGCGTTCAATGCCACAGTCATCCGTACGATCCGTTTAAGCATGAAGAGTATTACGGCATTATGGGCTTTTTTAACAATACCCGTGATGAAGACACTCCGGGCGATGAACCCGTAATAAAATTCTATAATGAAAACCAACGCACGCAAATTGATGCGATTCATAACTGGATCCTTAAACACGGAAATAAAGAGTTAGCCAAAGAATACAAAGATTTTTTACTTTTTAACGAACCCATATACCAGGCACATCTGGCTCAGGATTTTACAAATGGAGAATTACAAGACACCAAATGGCTTTCGCTATGGGATCACGGATCTTGCTATGTGAGGGACATCTATACAAAAGGTGCTGCATATATTTATCTTAATTACTGGTCTCATGTTGACGGTACAAAAATCATCATCAGGGAAAATGACAAAAACGGACAGGTACTGGCTTCTTTTACGCTGAACAAGACCAAAGGAAGAACCATACAGCGTTTTCCTTTAAAAACCATAGATTACAAAACGGATTTGTATATTGAAGCTTACAACAGCTCACTGGAACCACAAAAAGGCACCAGTTATATTGTCTGGTTCGGTTTTCTAAACAACCTTCCGGGGAAAGGAGAAACCGGATATGCTGAGATCGATGATTCATTCTTATCGTTGTTAAACAGCCGGACCCCTACCCTCCCGGTAATGATGGACAACCCGCCGTATATGGCTCGTGAAAACCGGTTCTTTGAGCGTGGAAACTGGATGCTTAAGGGCGATTCCATAGCCGCATATACACCTCCGATACTGAACAATTGGGATGAAAACTGGCCAAAAACAAGGCTCGGACTGTCTAAATGGCTGGTAAGCAAGGACAACCCTTTAACTGCCAGGACTGTTGTTAACAGGATCTGGCACCAATTATTTGGCAGAGGGCTGGTTGCCACTTTAGAAGACATGGGAACGCAATCGGAAAACCCGTCACACCCTGAATTACTGGACTGGCTTGCTCTCAGACTGATGAACGAGCACAACTGGCAACTTAAGCCTTTACTAAAAGACATTGTACTTTCAAGAACCTACAGACAGAGTTCCATGAGCAATCCGGAATTATTTAATGCCGATCCCGGGAACAAATTCTATGCCAGGGGACCGAGGTTCAGGTTAAGTGCGGAGCAGGTAAGAGATCAGGCACTGATGGTCTCCGGACTGATGAGCTATAAAATGGGCGGGCCGAGTGTTATGCCACCTCAACCGGATGGTATATGGCAAACCGTGTATAGTGGAGAAAAATGGACTGAAAGCAAGGGAGAAGATAAATACCGGAGAGGGATATACACTTACCTCAAACGGACGAGCCCGTATCCGTCTTTTATCTCTTTTGATGCCGGCAGCAGGGAGGTGTGTACCATAAGGAGGACAACCACCAATACCCCCTTGCAGGCACTGGTGACTTTAAACGATCCTGTTTACCTGGAAACTTCATATCACCTGGCTGAACAAATGCTTGAAAAAGAACATACGGACGAAGCGATTGCTTATGGATATCAGAAAGCCATGTACAGAGCGATCTCTGAAACCAAGATGGCTGAACTCCGGCAGCTTTATGAAACGGCCTACAGCGAATTTGAGAACGATATGAACAGCACCCGGTCATTTCTTTCTTACGACGATAGTCCGACAGCTGAAGAAGCGGCAATGACAGTAGTAGCAGGCGCAATTATGAATTTAGATGAATTTCTGACTAAATCTTAA
- a CDS encoding DUF1501 domain-containing protein: MDNTERLIQEKLKRDIETQTRRHFIKECVAGMGGIALSSLFFSCNGFFDPKKNSKMSLSERDLNPLATLAPPFPPKIKSVIYLHMAGAPSQLEMFDYKPDLYKLHNESCPESFLEGRKFAFIRGVPKLLGPQAKFSRVGESGNWVSDYLPHFKKVADEVAFLKAVNTDQFNHGPAQLFMHTGSPRLGRPSIGSWVTYGLGSENQNLPGFVVLTSGGKNPSAGKSVWGSGFLPSVYQGVQCRSKGDPVLYIDDPKGMSRDLKKRTIDAINKINKEEFDSYSDPETLARINQYEMAYRMQIAVPEVMNINNEPDYIKDLYGVEPGKESFANNCLLARKLVEKGVRFVQLFDWGWDSHGTDHSTAVDLGLKNKCREIDRPIAALILDLKQRGLLDDTLVVWGGEFGRTPMQENREGKEQGYKGRDHHVDAFTMWMAGGGIKKGASWGTTDEIGFSAVEGQVSVHDVHATILHLLGFDHERFTYDFQGRPFRLTDVHGHVIKEILA, encoded by the coding sequence ATGGACAATACGGAAAGACTGATACAGGAAAAACTAAAACGCGATATCGAAACCCAGACACGCAGGCATTTCATTAAAGAATGCGTAGCCGGGATGGGCGGTATAGCCCTGAGCTCATTATTCTTTTCTTGTAACGGATTTTTTGATCCTAAGAAGAACAGTAAAATGAGCCTTTCGGAACGGGACCTGAATCCGTTGGCAACCCTGGCTCCTCCTTTCCCGCCAAAAATAAAATCTGTTATTTATTTACATATGGCTGGGGCTCCGTCGCAGTTAGAGATGTTTGACTATAAACCGGATCTATACAAACTCCATAACGAATCATGTCCGGAATCTTTTCTGGAAGGACGGAAGTTTGCATTCATCAGAGGGGTTCCGAAACTCCTTGGTCCGCAGGCTAAGTTTAGCCGGGTGGGTGAATCCGGAAACTGGGTATCAGACTACCTGCCTCATTTTAAAAAGGTTGCCGATGAAGTGGCCTTCTTAAAGGCGGTCAATACCGATCAGTTTAACCACGGACCTGCACAATTATTTATGCATACGGGAAGTCCGCGTTTGGGGCGTCCGAGCATCGGATCGTGGGTTACCTACGGGTTAGGCTCTGAAAACCAGAACCTGCCGGGCTTTGTAGTGTTAACTTCAGGCGGTAAGAATCCAAGTGCCGGGAAGAGTGTCTGGGGAAGCGGATTTTTACCATCCGTTTATCAGGGGGTACAGTGCCGGTCGAAAGGCGATCCTGTATTGTATATTGACGATCCGAAAGGAATGTCAAGGGATCTGAAAAAGCGTACGATCGATGCCATCAATAAAATCAATAAAGAAGAGTTCGACAGCTATTCTGATCCGGAAACGCTCGCCAGGATCAATCAGTACGAAATGGCATACCGAATGCAGATTGCAGTTCCGGAAGTGATGAATATCAACAACGAGCCCGACTATATAAAAGACTTGTACGGGGTTGAACCGGGCAAAGAATCGTTTGCTAATAATTGCCTTTTGGCAAGGAAGCTTGTCGAAAAAGGTGTTCGCTTTGTTCAGTTGTTCGACTGGGGCTGGGACAGCCACGGTACCGATCATAGTACGGCGGTCGACCTGGGGCTTAAGAATAAATGCAGGGAGATCGACAGGCCTATAGCAGCCCTTATCCTCGATCTAAAACAACGAGGACTGTTAGACGACACCCTGGTTGTATGGGGAGGAGAGTTTGGAAGAACTCCGATGCAGGAAAACCGGGAAGGGAAAGAACAAGGCTATAAAGGACGCGACCATCACGTGGATGCTTTTACCATGTGGATGGCCGGGGGCGGCATAAAAAAAGGGGCCAGCTGGGGAACAACAGACGAAATAGGGTTTTCAGCTGTAGAAGGACAAGTATCTGTACATGACGTACACGCAACCATCCTCCACCTTTTAGGATTCGATCACGAAAGATTTACATACGATTTTCAGGGAAGACCATTCAGATTAACCGATGTTCACGGCCATGTTATCAAAGAAATACTCGCATAA